The nucleotide sequence ACAGGGTCATGATGTAGGGATCGCCCAACCCTTCCGAAATCGAGTCCCAATGAAGCCCGCCGTCCCGGCTCTTGAAGATGCCGTTGCCGAACGTCCCCATGAACAGGGTGCCGTTCCGGTCCAGCGCCAGGGCCTGCACGCTGTTGCGGGGGTCCGGCATGTCCATCTGGCTCTCCGCGCGTTGAGGACCGGCCGCCGCGATCAACGAGACCAGTCCCGGGATCATCACGACCATTCTCCATCGGTATTGCGGGTTCATGCGCTCTTCCTCCTCATGGGGTCAGGCTTCGCTCTTGGCCTCCCCGGCCACGGCCGACCGGACCGGTTTCCGCCCGAAGAACCGGGCGCCCAGGATCCCCAGCTCATAGAAAACCATCAGCGGGACCATCATCAGCATCATATTGAAGACGTCCGTCGTGGGCGTGAGAATCGCGGCCAGAATCGCGTTCACCAGAATCGCGTAGCGACGATAGCGCGACAAAAACTGCGGCGTCACGAGCCCCAGCTTGGCGAGGATCGTGATCGCCAGGGGCAGCTCGAAGACCACGCCGAAGGCCAGCAGAAATTTCAGCAGAAAATCCATGTAGAGCCCGATCGAAATGACCGGTTTCAACCCCTGCTGCACCCCGAACCCCACCAGAAAATTCAACGCAAACGGAGCGACGACAAAATAACAAAAGGCCAATCCCAGGACGAAAAACAAGCAGCCGATCAGCACGAAGGGCACGGCCAGCCGCCGCTCATGCGGATGGAGGCCGGGCGACACGAAACGCCAGATCTGGTAGAGCACCACCGGGAGGGCCAGAAACAGCCCCGCGAAGAACGACACCTTGACCGTCACCCAGAAGGCCTCCATCGGAGAAAAAAAGTAGAGGTCCCCGGCCAGCGGCCGTCTGAGCCATCCGATCAGGATGTCCGACGCCGCGTACGCGAGAACCATCCCGCCGAGCACGGTCCAGA is from Nitrospiria bacterium and encodes:
- the tatC gene encoding twin-arginine translocase subunit TatC; the encoded protein is MKALSSPPAEGPRMSITGHLEELRSRLLKVVWTVLGGMVLAYAASDILIGWLRRPLAGDLYFFSPMEAFWVTVKVSFFAGLFLALPVVLYQIWRFVSPGLHPHERRLAVPFVLIGCLFFVLGLAFCYFVVAPFALNFLVGFGVQQGLKPVISIGLYMDFLLKFLLAFGVVFELPLAITILAKLGLVTPQFLSRYRRYAILVNAILAAILTPTTDVFNMMLMMVPLMVFYELGILGARFFGRKPVRSAVAGEAKSEA